Part of the Asterias rubens chromosome 20, eAstRub1.3, whole genome shotgun sequence genome, tttgaactcagtcggtcatcaaagttgcgagataacaatgaaagagaaaacaccattgtcgcatcCCAGTTCTGTGCTTTTGTATGATGCATTGaattagagacctcagctgaagtctcgaattcaattcaaataatttagtgggaaaacaattctttctcaaaaactacgttacttcagagggagccgtttctcacaataaaaccaaacaataatACGGTCAAATCTTGATTTTGTTAACAAACTATACTATAGAGGTTTTCATCAACAGGCTTAGTGAcaaaagtaggcctactataGGTGTTATATAACATTGAAATCTATATTTTCAGTTATCATTGATAGACAaaaccaaaatatttcaaaaccatttcgctcttaaaggcagtggacactattggtaactgtcaaagactagctttacagttggtgtatctctctaaaatgcataaaataactaacctgtgaaaatttgagctcaatcgatcatcaaagttgcgagataatgtaagaagaaaacacccatgtcacacgaagttgtgtgcgtttagatgcttgatttcgggacctcaagttgtaaacgtgaggtctcgaaatcaaattcgtggaaaattacttctttctcaaaaactatggcacttcagagggagctgtttcccacaatgttttatacaaccaacctctccccattactggtcaccaagaaaggttttatgctaataattattttgagtaattaccaatagtgtccactgcctttaaagggaaacatTGCATTGGATCAtgcgagttggtctatggaaAGCGTTTGATGGTTGAATAGATTAAAAGTAAGAATGAAATTATCTACAAAAAACAACCTCAAAatttcacggttttccttaaCGTCGTGGAACACGGCGCGCCATTTTGTGAACTCAAGataatttgactccacaaaatggccgatcgtATACGTTCggaaaatgaaaggaaaatcaTGCATTTTCTAGGCATGTTTATGTTGatcatcatattctacttttccGCATTTCATAATAAATGTTTTCAACCGCTATCATAGTTCAACTCGCACAATCCAATGTGTACGTATTCCTTTAATCTCTATTTTTGTGCCAAAGTGTAAATGAGTATGTTATTTTCATTACCCGGAGGTAGAATAAATACACATTCATGAAAGTCACATTGAGTTTTAGAAGCAGTACCGTATCAGTTTGTTACCGCGTCTGGGTTCATGATGAATTATTCACGATTTGGACTTGGTGAATACATTTTGAGATTATCACAATCCGATGATCCCTATACTAAAAGCGATAAGGAGTTGTTGATAGCGACGTCCACTGACCTTggattaaatttaaataaatataattttcaaaataattaatatgaaACAATATTCAACCAAGCTTGTTATACCGTAAAAAATGTACACCTCAAATTATGCACTGCATCTTCTAATATGTTAAAAGATACACCATATTCCTTCAGtaacatttaaaatttattttaatgctGTCACACAGAATATCAATGCACATTATGTCGAAATTATAGATACACACAATGGTTCAAAAATAAGcagcaatttaaagacaactttTAGATTATAAGGAAAGCGAGATGCTTTTGTTCACTAAGCGGTTATACCTTTCgagccagtggacactactggtaattgccacagactagccttcacagttggtgtctctcaacatatgcataaaataacaaacctgtgaaaatttgagctcaatcggtcatcgaacttgcgagataataatgaaagaaaaaaacacccttgtcacataaagtttgtgtgcgtttagatggttgatttggagacctcaagttttaaaactgaggtcttgaaatcaagttcgtggaaacttccttctttctatggcctttcagagggagccctttttcacagttttttataccatcaacctctccccattactcgttaccaagtaaggttaaatgctaataattattttaagtaattaccggtataccaatagtgtccactgccttcaaatatAGACCTGCGAACCCCTGTAACAGTGGGCGTGACTTTCTGTGGATTTTATCATGATTGACATAATCCTTCAATTCATGCAGGATTGCTCCAAACATTAGTAATATCAAGGTCACATGAAGAATGATATCTACAAGCGTATAGGTCATTGTATACAAAACTAACCCAATTGCACAAACAGTCGGTTTATTGACACAATTTCGGCTTCGCACGCTAGGATTAAAGAGGCCCTTTGGTGACCTCGGttggtaaaatattttaatggtAGTATAAACTGCTAGAGCAGAACCGACGACGTGGATCATTGCACTTCAACATGGCCGCCAGCAAGCCAAATCTGTTTTACATTTGGAACTTCTTCGAGAAGACCGGGGGCTATAGCTCTCGTTTTTCGTCTTTCGTAGATTATTGGACGTTCGCCGCCAACGTCGTGAGGAAGAATGATGACTACATAGCGACTCAGCTGCACCGAAACCTCGACCCAAAAGGTAAAAACGTATACTGAGGGTATTCGAATTAGAGCTAAATTATAGCCTGAACTCAAACCGTGTTAACTGTTACGTTTTTGACATGTAGCTTTACTATGAGAGCTATACCACCATGCATAATGTGTGTGTACCACTCATAGATCACTGGGTCCTTCGTCTGGTGATACACTAGTATgtgttcaagactctcctgctATTAATACCTGAACCAATGCCACAAGAGGGCGTGCTCACCCTTGACAGCTGGAAATTAACCGCATGAGATAGTAAGATAACAAACATCCAAAAGTGTCTTGAACAAAGGCTAGTGGTCTACCCGACGTTCACGTTTTTAGAGTACCAACGTACTGTTAAATTAGCCCAGGCTGGACTcacagtggcactgactgacgtccaaCAAGGCTACTATACAACTGCATAGACCTATATTAGTGGGCGTGACTGTCTGTGGATTTTATCATGATTGACACATCAGGAGTCTGGCTCTTTGATTGTGTAATaatgtaagtaggatttgaaactgtgcatggtggaaatacgacatGGAAAGGTTTTCAGTAACACTATATATGTactgactatctctaatgagttggggtggttctgaaaagaaccgttgatttcaactcgacgttttgatcagagcatactgatcgaaacgtcgagctcCAGAAGGCGATCAGAGCATCTGagtgaaacgtcgagttgaaaccaacggttctcagaaccaccccaactcattagagatagtcattacatggtgttaccgcaaactttttcATAATGGTAACAATGTACTTTAGCTATCTCCAGAAGAGGATCAGAAGAATACTTTTTgcaacgtcgagttgaaaccaacgggaagccaactcatttagagattatcattacaggGTGTGTGACCACAAACATTTCTCTACTTTAAACGCGTTTAACTAAACTTTTAGACTTACAACTCAAGTAATAGGATAATAAATGATGATAAGTTTGAAAACTGCTTGgaaattcctttaaaaaacttttttttgtaaacgtaGCCCCTACATTGAGcttggttaattttgttttcaaacaattacCGATTAATCTATAATATTGTGAAACAGATAGAAATGACAATGAGCACAGATACTTGTATCAATagaacataaacaaattatttttgttgtataccCAAGAACTTGCTTTTTATCGTGAAATGCAGTGCCTCAAAATTGAACCAAAGTGTTTAAGTTCATTTCCAGCTTTCTCATAATAATAAAGGTTTTAAGGAGGGTGGTGATAAGGGCTAAAACTCTGCCTTCTTGCTACTCGAAAGGTCCTGAATGGTGACCAACCAAGTAGATGGTACTTAAGACAAACCTAAATCATAAACAGTGCTAAAAACGAGGCCGAAAATAAAAGGTTAAACGTATGACCGGACACAACAACAAGATACTCGTGAGGTTGTGTTTTTGGTGAAATAAGTCAGTATTTGAAATAAGTCAGTATTTGAAGCGGTTATTACGTGCGtcatcagttttgttttgtcgaAGAATCACAACCTACTTGCCATGTTTTTGTCGTAACTGTAATTGACTGTGATGAACTTAAAACAGCTGTGATGCCTGCTGTAATTCCCTGTTTGTTCCGCTCCCCAAAAAATTCAAcatatgtttttatttggggTGAAGCGGGTCCTTTATATATGTCACCTTTCTTGAGGATAAGAGTCTTACACTTTTTGTCTCATCAGGCTGAACTTATTATCACAAACATTCATCTATTCGATCGTACGGagcccctaaagggacaggtaaaaagaaagttgaaaaggtataacaaaaatagcaaaaaaaaatcGTCCCCTCGAGATACTATTTCATTACCTCGAAATCATTTTGTTCACTCGAAATATAATTTCGTTTCCATCAAAGTAATATCGTTACCTCAAAATACTATTTCATGGGAAGAAATAACATTTCGAGGTAACGAAATAACAGTGTTTTAATTACAATTTCAATGTTGTATTCCCGATCGGGAACAATTCTGTTAAGAAAGTTAGTTTGCaagttttcaaaacttttacCAACAGCTACCTTCCCATACGTGAATCATGCTGCGTTTGATGGAACGACCTTTGCAGCTTTCGGGCAAAGCAAACCAACAGCGGAATGGATGGAAGTCGCGAAAGAAGGACGTGGCGGCACGGGCACCACGGTAGCCTACCCGGGTAAGTCGTCAAAAAAACACGGCCTATTAAAAGTCCAAGTCACGCtgcaaaaatatttcacatggcactggacaatattggtatttactcaatattgttagcataaaaaattactaggtaacgagcaatgaagagctgttgatagtataacacactgtgagaaacggttccctctgaagtaacgtaatttttgaaaaaggatgagattctcactaaaatatttgaattgaatagcTGAACTCGCATTCAAGCATCTGTACAACAAGTAGCGTGTTTTAGtacagcaagggtgtttttacctAATCCATTACtctcccgcaacttcgacgaccaactgagttaaaatgttcacagctgggtttgcatatgttgagatacatcaagtgagaagactggtcttatgttgagatacattaagtgagaagactggtcttttgacaatattattatcaagggtgtccagtgtctttaacctaaACAAAACTTCAACGTTGTGGTCCGTTATATAAAATACATAAGCCCCGAGCGAGTTGACATACAGATGTTTTTACACAATCGAGTCATTAATTATCTCAAGTATACTGAATATTAATTAACCCCTTCTCCCGTTTAACGTTACAGGTGGATACAAGGAGATCGAGTCTACCACCGGCAAACCACTAGGTCCTTGGCTGCCCAAGGGTGATAACATCTTTCTCGTGTCAGCTTTTAAGGTACGGTTGACGACATCACATATCTATTCgttcaaacattttaaacacgGAAAACGAATCGATAAAGTTAAGCAATCGATGTTTCGTTTCGAGCCAGTGTTGTTGACTCCAGTAAGTGTTGTTGACTGGAGTCGTTGTCTTGGACTCGAGTCGTGACTTCACTGGCTTGCGACCTGACTtgacttttgaagaaaaacaaatgactTATGACTTATCTTGACTTGAGCAAGAATGCATTGTcgcttgacttgagcaaaactTACTTGACTTGGTTTGAGCAAAAATGACTTGttgcgacttgacttgatttgagaaaaaaaattacttggccAAAAACTGGCTATACAGTTCTCGTGTTGGCAAGGATTTTCACGTGGGATGTTAAACTTTGCATTGttggtgaggtttgcggtagtaTCTATCGTAATCTCTTTTGAGAATATTGTTGCTCTGGAGTTGAGTACCacgggttcttttcagaacgaaCTATAAAATATCTCACTTGAATTTCACGTGGTGCTTTATTTTTGTTCGTGATAACAGGTAGCTGATGAGAAGGACACCAAACTCCAAGAGGCATTCGAAAAGGACTGGAAGGAATCTTCAGGAACCAACTTTATCCTCAAGAATGCTCCCAAGGAGCTCGGCATCTCTAACTGCGGCCTGTATAAGAAGTTTACCGAGCGTCCCGGGTTGATGTACGTCCTCAGAGCTGAGCTGACCGGGGCTAGGGTGGACTCTGAGCCGGCCAAGACCTTCCTGGCGCAACTCAAGGAGTTCAAGTACCCGGACTATTTCCAGAAAGTGGACAATGAGCTTTACATGGCGGATCCAGAAAACATAATTTTCCCTCAAGCGGGGAAGAAAGATCTCCCGGAAGGCTTGGCGTACAAACCAGAGTAAATACGCCACCCAATGGAAAAGAAAACCGTCATTCATACGGATTTGCTTCTTATCGCGAACATTTTTACTCTAAGATCGTCAACATACAGTGTCAAAATTTCCTCGAATTTGACCGAAGCTTTTTTTGGATGGACTCTTCCCTCCTTTTGGTCAATTggtggtgggggagggggaggggggtccGACACGCCCTTTTTTAGTAACGGTCCTGCTTCAGTAAATACGTCACACAATGGAAAGAAAACCATGTCGGTCAAATAGTAGggtcatatctttggattccgtgaccattcttttgctgccttttttttttcgatggatttgacttcaggaaccatttaaagaaaaagttagccctatgaacctctgaaatttgataggaactttttttatagcgctatattcaaaatggccgccgacgccatcttgaaaaacataaaatgtaatagctctggcaccagatgacCTAAACGGACAAATGAGATGTCCTGTTCCACTATATCTGGCATGACAAATACACTGGAATGGTAATTGTAAGGTttggggaccatcttgacctctaaatccaatatggccgccgacgccatcttgaaaaacataaattgtaatagctctggcaccagatgacctagatggacaaatgagatgtccttttccactatatcTGGCATGAAAAATACACTGGAATGGTAATTGTAAGATATGACCCTACTAAAACGGACGACCCGTGCTTCTTATCGTGAGCTTACTAACAAACGTCAGTGTTAtgtaatattaaaataaacaacCAGTTATCAACGCGACAGACACATTACACTTTATTTtaaggcttaaaggcactggatactattggtattaGAAAAAGGGGGAAAGCACCCAAAGGTAAAAcgataaaaatttacattaaatgTTGTACTTTGTGCCAACGTGTAAAAtgagtattttattttgttcataaccTGGAAGATAGTATGTAGAGTTACATTATTTAAAGTGTGTACCGTATTTTTTGTTACCCGCGGATGCCGGCGCCTACTGTTCacgatgaattattcatgatcTGGATATTTGTGACAAATATAACTTTGATATTAACATAATCCGATGATCACTGCATCTTTAATGTGGTGTAGACCTAAAATGTTGcgatgttggacaagattttacAGGGGACCCTCCCCACTCCAAGATTAtcgtcctttcacacgagataCATTTTGTTAACTTGTACAACAATGCtacaattaagcaagggactCGTGCTAAAtcgctctcgtgtgaaaggggatTTTAAGgtccggtcacacaggccctgataacgagaacgaaaacgagaatgtcAACAATGCACAGCCACGATTGGTTAAATAAAGCGttggcgtattctgcgtggagcaattcaaccaatagaatgcgttctctttgggTCGTTTATCGTTGACGTTTGCGTTACCGCTGCGGTGTGACTCCGTACGTCTTTCATATGATTGCTCAAAATAATGGAGAACAACCTATCTACTTAGTGTTTCGTCATTGTTTATATAAAGTGACGCAATTTTACAAACACGAAGCTTATTTCCCAGTGTTTGTAAAATTGCGTCACTTTGTTGACACAATGACGAAACATTTGTACATCACATCGGCTTTGAAAAAAGGGCCCTGCTGACCTCGggtggaaaacatttttaacgGTTAAGAACTGCTGAAGGACAGCCGACAGTGACCATCGCTCTTCAACATGGCCGCCGAcaagcaaaatttgttttacatatGGAATTTCTTCGAGAAGACCGGGGGCTATAGCACTCGTTTTTCGTCTTTCGTAGATAATTGGAAATTCGCCGCAGAGGTGGTGAAAAAGAACGAAGAATACATAGCGACACAGCTGCACCGAAACCTCGACCCAAAAGGTAAAAACGTACGAGGCTGTTCGGACTAGGAAGCCTAATGGTCTAACCAAACCGTGTATAAAAACGTTTACATTAAATTGTGTGTACATAGGTCTACCATGAGAGTTCATAG contains:
- the LOC117303873 gene encoding uncharacterized protein LOC117303873, with translation MAASKPNLFYIWNFFEKTGGYSSRFSSFVDYWTFAANVVRKNDDYIATQLHRNLDPKATFPYVNHAAFDGTTFAAFGQSKPTAEWMEVAKEGRGGTGTTVAYPGGYKEIESTTGKPLGPWLPKGDNIFLVSAFKVADEKDTKLQEAFEKDWKESSGTNFILKNAPKELGISNCGLYKKFTERPGLMYVLRAELTGARVDSEPAKTFLAQLKEFKYPDYFQKVDNELYMADPENIIFPQAGKKDLPEGLAYKPE